A single region of the Sorghum bicolor cultivar BTx623 chromosome 7, Sorghum_bicolor_NCBIv3, whole genome shotgun sequence genome encodes:
- the LOC110437076 gene encoding uncharacterized protein LOC110437076 isoform X1: protein MVVDREKNILLSHRCSPVRHEYISKIRKLHPIHSRQVYTGKIPNSYVSCNDKIIADYGEHEGHTSLLHSTETSQATYRDAVTPMNVCVLAETQIAPATTPDYQSLHGDRPRTKIDLVVLMNPICAMLKSAV from the exons ATGGTTGTAGATCGTGAGAAAAATATACTCCTATCACATAGATGCAGCCCAGTAAGACACGAGTATATAAGTAAG ATCCGGAAGTTACATCCTATTCACAGTCGCCAGGTATATACCGGTAAGATTCCAA ACAGCTATGTGAGCTGCAACGACAAAATTATAGCAGACTATGGTGAGCATGAAGGACACACCTCATTACTCCACTCCACAG AGACCTCCCAGGCTACATATCGGGATGCAGTCACCCCAATGAATGTGTGTGTCCTTGCCGAGACTCAG ATTGCTCCAGCAACGACACCAGACTACCAGAGCCTCCATGGAGACAGACCACGAACTAAAATAGATCTTGTTGTACTTATGAACCCCATCTGCGCAATGCTAAAATCAGCTGTGTAA
- the LOC110437076 gene encoding uncharacterized protein LOC110437076 isoform X3 produces the protein MTGIFLIRKLHPIHSRQVYTGKIPNSYVSCNDKIIADYGEHEGHTSLLHSTETSQATYRDAVTPMNVCVLAETQIAPATTPDYQSLHGDRPRTKIDLVVLMNPICAMLKSAV, from the exons ATGACCGGTATTTTTTTG ATCCGGAAGTTACATCCTATTCACAGTCGCCAGGTATATACCGGTAAGATTCCAA ACAGCTATGTGAGCTGCAACGACAAAATTATAGCAGACTATGGTGAGCATGAAGGACACACCTCATTACTCCACTCCACAG AGACCTCCCAGGCTACATATCGGGATGCAGTCACCCCAATGAATGTGTGTGTCCTTGCCGAGACTCAG ATTGCTCCAGCAACGACACCAGACTACCAGAGCCTCCATGGAGACAGACCACGAACTAAAATAGATCTTGTTGTACTTATGAACCCCATCTGCGCAATGCTAAAATCAGCTGTGTAA
- the LOC110437076 gene encoding uncharacterized protein LOC110437076 isoform X4, whose translation MVVDREKNILLSHRCSPVRHEYISKIRKLHPIHSRQVYTGKIPNSYVSCNDKIIADYGEHEGHTSLLHSTGYISGCSHPNECVCPCRDSDCSSNDTRLPEPPWRQTTN comes from the exons ATGGTTGTAGATCGTGAGAAAAATATACTCCTATCACATAGATGCAGCCCAGTAAGACACGAGTATATAAGTAAG ATCCGGAAGTTACATCCTATTCACAGTCGCCAGGTATATACCGGTAAGATTCCAA ACAGCTATGTGAGCTGCAACGACAAAATTATAGCAGACTATGGTGAGCATGAAGGACACACCTCATTACTCCACTCCACAG GCTACATATCGGGATGCAGTCACCCCAATGAATGTGTGTGTCCTTGCCGAGACTCAG ATTGCTCCAGCAACGACACCAGACTACCAGAGCCTCCATGGAGACAGACCACGAACTAA
- the LOC8073506 gene encoding probable phospholipid-transporting ATPase 8 has translation MPMDTDERPLVELASASAGAAAAATTPTASTSASAPFPAPATPGFSRAVRCNAPASSLPGTDGGAQQPAYPGNAISTTKYTPASFVPKSLFEQFRRAANCFFLVVACVSFSPLAPYRAVSVLLPLVVVVSAAMAKEAVEDWRRKQQDIEVNNRKVEVFDGIQSFHETEWKKLRVGDIVKVKKDEFFPADLLFLSSSSDDGLCYVETMNLDGETNLKRKQALEVTMGLNDDQVFHSFKAFIRCEDPNEKLYSFLGTLYYNGQQYSLSPEQILLRDSKLRNTMCIYGTVIFTGHDTKVMQNAMEPPSKRSSVERRMDKIIYLLFVILFAIATFGSVVFGMKTKHEVSPGNYAWYLRPDQANIFFDPNNASFAAFCHFLTSLMLYVCLVPISLYISIEIVKVLQSTFINQDQNMYCAESDKPARARTSNLNEELGQVHTILSDKTGTLTCNSMEFLKCSIAGVAYGNMATEVVTCYGEIAETTGSFGHKDTAEFKRSVKGFNFTDSRLMNGRWAKECSRDAIEMFFRVLAVCHTAIPVADRNSAGMPYEAESPDEGALVTAAREFGFEFYHRTQTTISVHEYDPVVGGKVDRTYKLLNILEFSSARKRMSVIVRTEEGRLFLFCKGADSVIFERLSKDNGTACLTKTKCHIDEYSEAGLRTLALAYCELTEEQYVVWNQKYSSAKNSVHTDHDAAVEKASEDIEKDLVLLGATAVEDRLQNGVPECIYKLAQAGIKIWILTGDKLETAVNIGYACNLLRKEMEEIFITLENSGTNASEGSSGEGNKMAAFEEIDRKLQDARGKISQKGTSTSFALIIDGNALTHALTGRLKNSFLDLAVNCASVLCCRVSPKQKALVTRLIKIRTSKTTLAIGDGANDVGMLQEADIGVGISGAEGMQAVMASDFAIAQFRFLERLLLVHGHWCYRRIAAMICYFFFKNITFGFTLFWFEAHAMFSAQPAYNDWFISFYNVAFTSLPVIALGVFDKDVSSRVCLEVPSLHQDGVNNVFFSWSRILSWMLNGMCCSIIIYFGSLNAILVQAVRQDGRVAGFDILGVTMYSCVVWTVNCQLALYISYFTWIQHFVIWGSILIWYTFLVIYGLFSPAISTTAYHVFVEACAPSPLYWLSILMIVVTALIPFFVYKISRTLYYPQYHDQVQRANSKNW, from the exons ATGCCCATGGACACAGACGAGCGCCCCCTCGTCGAgctcgcctccgcctccgccggcgCCGCTGCGGCCGCCACTACTCCCACCGCCTCGACCTCCGCCTCCGCTCCCTTCCCGGCCCCTGCCACACCGGGGTTCTCCCGCGCGGTCCGCTGCAACGCGCCCGCTTCCTCGCTCCCGGGCACCGATGGCGGCGCGCAGCAGCCGGCGTACCCGGGGAACGCGATCTCGACGACCAAGTACACGCCCGCGAGCTTCGTGCCCAAGTCGCTCTTCGAGCAGTTCCGCCGCGCCGCCAACTGCTTCTTCCTCGTCGTCGCCTGCGTCTCCTTCAGCCCGCTCGCGCCCTACCGCGCCGTCTCCGTCCTGCTcccgctcgtcgtcgtcgtcagcgCCGCCATGGCCAAGGAGGCCGTCGAGGACTGGCGCCGGAAGCAGCAG GACATAGAAGTGAACAATAGGAAGGTTGAGGTGTTTGATGGGATCCAATCATTTCATGAGACGGAATGGAAGAAGCTTCGAGTTGGCGATATAGTTAAAGTTAAAAAGGATGAGTTCTTCCCTGCTGATCTTCTTTTCCTTTCGTCTAGCTCTGATGATGGATTATGCTATGTGGAGACAATGAATCTTGATGGTGAGACAAACTTGAAGCGGAAACAGGCATTAGAGGTGACTATGGGCTTGAATGATGACCAGGTTTTCCATAGTTTCAAGGCTTTCATTCGATGTGAGGATCCGAATGAGAAACTGTATTCTTTCTTAGGAACTCTGTACTACAATGGGCAACAATATTCTCTGTCTCCGGAACAGATCCTGCTAAGGGACTCAAAACTTCGTAATACAATGTGTATATATGGCACTGTAATATTTACGGGACATGATACAAAGGTGATGCAAAATGCAATGGAGCCACCGTCAAAGAGGAGTTCAGTTGAACGAAGGATGGATAAAATAATATATCTCCTTTTTGTGATTCTCTTTGCTATTGCAACGTTCGGGTCAGTTGTGTTTGGAATGAAAACAAAGCATGAGGTAAGTCCAGGAAACTATGCATGGTACCTCAGACCAGATCAAGCAAATATATTCTTTGATCCAAACAATGCATCATTTGCAGCCTTCTGCCATTTTCTCACAAGCCTGATGCTGTATGTGTGCTTGGTGCCTATTTCATTGTATATATCGATAGAAATTGTCAAGGTGTTACAGAGCACATTCATAAATCAAGACCAGAATATGTATTGTGCAGAGTCTGATAAACCTGCAAGAGCTCGCACTTCAAATTTGAATGAAGAACTTGGTCAAGTTCACACTATACTGTCTGACAAAACAGGGACATTAACATGCAATTCAATGGAGTTCTTGAAATGTTCTATTGCTGGTGTTGCTTATGGAAATATGGCTACAGAAGTGGTGACATGTTATGGAGAAATAGCTGAAACTACTGGCAGTTTTGGGCACAAGGACACTGCTGAATTCAAGAGATCAGTCAAGGGGTTTAATTTCACTGATAGTCGTTTGATGAATGGAAGATGGGCCAAAGAATGTTCAAGGGATGCTATAGAAATGTTTTTCCGAGTGTTAGCTGTTTGCCATACTGCAATTCCTGTGGCAGATAGAAATTCTGCTGGTATGCCTTATGAAGCTGAGTCTCCTGATGAAGGAGCTCTTGTTACAGCTGCAAGagagtttggttttgaattttATCATAGGACACAAACGACAATATCAGTGCATGAGTATGATCCTGTTGTTGGTGGAAAGGTGGATAG AACATATAAACTACTCAACATCTTAGAGTTCAGCAGTGCTCGTAAGCGTATGTCTGTCATTGTGAGGACAGAAGAGGGTCGACTATTTCTCTTCTGCAAAGGAGCGGACAG TGTAATATTTGAAAGGCTCTCCAAGGATAATGGAACAGCTTGTCTGACCAAAACGAAGTGTCACATTGATGAGTATTCTGAGGCAGGTCTCCGGACCCTGGCACTTGCATATTGTGAACTTACTGAAGAACAATATGTTGTATGGAATCAGAAGTACTCGTCTGCCAAGAATTCTGTACATACTGATCACGATGCAGCTGTTGAGAAGGCATCAGAAGACATTGAGAAGGATTTGGTTCTCTTGGGTGCTACTGCTGTAGAGGATAGATTGCAAAATGGG GTCCCTGAATGTATTTACAAACTTGCACAAGCTGGAATTAAGATCTGGATTTTAACTGGAGACAAGTTGGAGACAGCTGTGAACATAGG TTACGCTTGTAACCTACTGAGGAAAGAGATGGAGGAAATTTTTATCACACTGGAGAACTCAGGTACAAATGCTTCAGAGGGTTCCAGTGGAGAAGGAAACAAAATG GCCGCGTTTGAAGAAATTGATAGGAAATTACAAGATGCTAGAGGAAAGATTTCCCAAAAAGGAACTTCAACTTCATTTGCTCTTATCATTGATGGCAATGCTCTGACACATGCTCTCACGGGCCGCCTTAAGAACTCATTTCTAGATCTAGCAGTCAACTGTGCATCAGTTTTATGTTGTCGGGTTTCACCAAAACAAAAGGCACTG GTCACCAGGTTGATTAAAATTAGGACAAGTAAAACTACTTTAGCTATTGGCGATGGAGCAAATGATGTTGGTATGCTACAAGAGGCTGACATTGGGGTTGGAATAAGTGGTGCTGAAGGAATGCAG GCTGTTATGGCAAGTGACTTTGCAATTGCACAGTTTCGTTTCTTAGAGCGATTACTTCTTGTGCATGGTCATTGGTGTTATCGTCGGATTGCAGCTATG ATATGCtattttttcttcaagaacatcaCATTTGGCTTTACGCTTTTCTGGTTTGAGGCTCATGCTATGTTCTCAGCACAACCTGCGTACAATGATTGGTTCATTTCTTTCTATAACGTTGCCTTCACATCTCTTCCTGTCATCGCCCTCGGTGTTTTTGACAAGGATGTCTCTTCCCGTGTTTGTCTTGAG GTCCCTTCATTACATCAAGATGGTGTTAATAATGTATTCTTCAGTTGGTCCCGAATACTCAGTTGGATGTTAAATGGGATGTGCTGTTCAATAATTATTTACTTTGGTTCCCTCAACGCTATTCTGGTTCAGGCTGTCCGACAGGATGGTCGTGTTGCTGGGTTTGACATCCTTGGGGTGACCATGTACAGTTGTGTAGTGTGGACTGTGAACTGCCAGCTTGCTCTCTACATCAGCTACTTCACCTGGATACAGCATTTTGTCATCTGGGGCAGCATACTGATCTGGTACACTTTCCTGGTCATCTATGGACTATTTTCCCCAGCAATATCGACCACTGCATATCATGTTTTTGTGGAAGCTTGTGCGCCTAGCCCTTTGTACTGGTTATCTATTCTAATGATTGTGGTGACCGCCTTGATCCCATTCTTTGTCTACAAAATATCGAGAACACTGTATTACCCACAGTATCATGATCAAGTTCAAAGGGCTAACTCAAAGAATTGGTAG
- the LOC110437076 gene encoding uncharacterized protein LOC110437076 isoform X5: MVVDREKNILLSHRCSPVRHEYISKIRKLHPIHSRQVYTDSYVSCNDKIIADYGEHEGHTSLLHSTGYISGCSHPNECVCPCRDSDCSSNDTRLPEPPWRQTTN, from the exons ATGGTTGTAGATCGTGAGAAAAATATACTCCTATCACATAGATGCAGCCCAGTAAGACACGAGTATATAAGTAAG ATCCGGAAGTTACATCCTATTCACAGTCGCCAGGTATATACCG ACAGCTATGTGAGCTGCAACGACAAAATTATAGCAGACTATGGTGAGCATGAAGGACACACCTCATTACTCCACTCCACAG GCTACATATCGGGATGCAGTCACCCCAATGAATGTGTGTGTCCTTGCCGAGACTCAG ATTGCTCCAGCAACGACACCAGACTACCAGAGCCTCCATGGAGACAGACCACGAACTAA
- the LOC8070005 gene encoding phosphoglucan phosphatase LSF1, chloroplastic, whose translation MAPHLLTPPALAITGAAAPGRLGGAASKADPRAPRPRAPSRTFFCSSPGTGRRGMMMMRRKGLSVAAAAAAQGAEPGGPAGPMRLNEYMVAVDRPLGVRFALGVDGRVFVHSLRKGGNAEKSRIIMVGDTLKKAGGDGEGLVTIKDLGDTESALRDKSGPCSLVLERPFAPFPIHQLHQNEDYHILFNKGRAAVASWNSAVLSTKLNGSSTGDGKSGFAVFSPRLLSSQGWALLSNEKGGLNQSSTNLANRISEIVGLYSDEDDANAEWAHGSFPLEEYIKALDRAKGELYYNHSLGMQYSKITEQIFVGSCIQTEKDVKMLSETMGITAVLNFQSESERINWGINSETINSSCRENNILMVNYPIREVDSVDLRKKLPFCVGLLLRLIRKNYRIYVTCTTGYDRSPACVISYLHWVQDTPLHIAHKFITGLHSCRPDRAAIVWATWDLIALVENGRHDGSPTHSVCFVWNSGREGEDVELVGDFTSNWKDKIRCNHKGGSRYEAEVRLRHGKYYYKFIVGGQWRHSTSLPTETDEHGNVNNVIRVGDIAWIRPAPSQLHIKDPTVVKVIERALTEDERFSLAFAARRMAFAICPIRLSPKQ comes from the exons ATGGCGCCCCACCTACTCACCCCACCGGCCCTCGCCATTACGGGCGCCGCCGCCCCAGGCCGCCTCGGCGGCGCCGCATCGAAGGCGGACCCGCGGGCGCCCAGGCCACGCGCGCCGTCGCGcaccttcttctgctcctccccCGGCACAGGGCGGCgcgggatgatgatgatgaggaggaaGGGCTTGagcgtcgcggcggcggcggcggcgcaaggAGCGGAACCGGGTGGGCCCGCGGGACCGATGCGGCTCAACGAGTACATGGTCGCTGTCGACCGGCCCCTCGGCGTCCGCTTCGCACTAGGTGTCGACGGACGCGTCTTCGTCCACTCCCTCAGGAAAGGG GGGAACGCCGAGAAGTCCAGGATCATCATGGTCGGCGATACGCTCAAGAAGGCGGGCGGTGACGGCGAAGGCCTCGTCACCATCAAAGACCTAGGTGACACGGA GTCTGCGCTAAGGGATAAGTCTGGACCGTGCAGCCTTGTCCTTGAGAGACCATTTGCTCCTTTTCCAATCCATCAGTTGCATCAAAATGAAGATTACCACATTCTATTTAACAAAGGGCGGGCTGCTGTTGCCTCCTGGAATAGTGCTGTTTTGTCCACAAAGCTGAATGGATCTTCTACTGGGGATGGAAAATCTGGTTTTGCTGTATTCTCCCCAAGGTTGCTAAGTTCTCAAGGATGGGCTCTTCTGTCTAACGAGAAGGGTGGACTCAATCAGAGTAGCACTAACCTTGCCAATCGCATAAGCGAGATTGTTGGTTTGTATTCTGATGAAGACGATGCCAATGCTGAGTGGGCACATGGTAGCTTTCCTTTGGAGGAGTACATCAAAGCACTAGACCGTGCTAAAGGTGAACTGTACTATAATCATTCACTGGGTATGCAGTACAGCAAG ATAACAGAACAAATATTTGTTGGGTCATGTATTCAAACAGAGAAAGATGTGAAGATGTTATCAGAAACTATG GGTATTACTGCTGTTCTGAATTTCCAAAGTGAAAGTGAGCGCATTAACTGGGGAATCAATTCTGAGACAATCAACAGTTCTTGTCGTGAGAATAACATCTTGATGGTTAACTATCCTATACG AGAGGTTGATTCCGTGGACCTAAGAAAGAAACTTCCTTTCTGTGTTGGACTTCTGTTGCGTCTTATCAGGAAGAACTACCGTATATATGTGACTTGTACCACTGGATATGATAGATCACCTGCATGCGTGATATCATACTTACACTGGGTTCAAGATACACCTCTCCATATTGCTCACAAGTTCATCACTGGTTTGCACTCTTGTAGACCTGACAG AGCTGCAATTGTTTGGGCAACTTGGGATCTTATTGCTTTAGTTGAAAATGGAAGGCATGATGGTAGTCCCACACATTCAGTATGTTTCGTTTGGAATAGTGGTAGGGAG GGAGAGGATGTAGAGTTGGTTGGAGATTTTACAAGTAActggaaagacaaaataaggtGCAACCACAAGGGTGGGTCAAGATATGAGGCTGAAGTTCGACTTCGACATGGAAA GTACTATTACAAGTTTATAGTTGGAGGGCAGTGGAGGCATTCGACTTCACTGCCTACAGAAACAGATGAACATGGGAATGTCAACAATGTGATCAGAGTAGGTGACATTGCTTGGATTCGTCCTGCTCCAAGCCAGCTACATATAAAA GACCCAACTGTTGTTAAGGTCATAGAAAGGGCGCTAACTGAGGACGAGCGGTTTTCATTGGCGTTTGCAGCACGCCGCATGGCATTTGCAATCTGCCCAATCAGATTATCACCTAAGCAGTAG
- the LOC110437076 gene encoding uncharacterized protein LOC110437076 isoform X2, with amino-acid sequence MVVDREKNILLSHRCSPVRHEYISKIRKLHPIHSRQVYTDSYVSCNDKIIADYGEHEGHTSLLHSTETSQATYRDAVTPMNVCVLAETQIAPATTPDYQSLHGDRPRTKIDLVVLMNPICAMLKSAV; translated from the exons ATGGTTGTAGATCGTGAGAAAAATATACTCCTATCACATAGATGCAGCCCAGTAAGACACGAGTATATAAGTAAG ATCCGGAAGTTACATCCTATTCACAGTCGCCAGGTATATACCG ACAGCTATGTGAGCTGCAACGACAAAATTATAGCAGACTATGGTGAGCATGAAGGACACACCTCATTACTCCACTCCACAG AGACCTCCCAGGCTACATATCGGGATGCAGTCACCCCAATGAATGTGTGTGTCCTTGCCGAGACTCAG ATTGCTCCAGCAACGACACCAGACTACCAGAGCCTCCATGGAGACAGACCACGAACTAAAATAGATCTTGTTGTACTTATGAACCCCATCTGCGCAATGCTAAAATCAGCTGTGTAA